From the genome of Leptolyngbya sp. CCY15150, one region includes:
- a CDS encoding NUDIX hydrolase, translating into MAKSKIRAIALCVFRHGDRILVHKEYDRVKDQAFYRPLGGGIDFGESSQETAIREIREELGVESEQMVLLGVIENRFEFNGKPGHEIVFIYDGVFIDKTLYDTPVLVGHEGDQSFDAIWIDLKQVAQETIPLYPPGLLALLTSG; encoded by the coding sequence ATGGCTAAATCCAAGATTCGCGCGATCGCTCTATGTGTGTTTCGTCACGGCGATCGCATTTTAGTGCATAAGGAGTATGATCGAGTCAAAGATCAGGCGTTTTATCGACCCTTAGGCGGCGGCATTGACTTTGGTGAATCTAGCCAAGAGACCGCGATTCGAGAGATTCGTGAAGAATTGGGCGTAGAGTCAGAACAGATGGTGCTCTTAGGGGTGATCGAAAATCGGTTTGAGTTTAATGGTAAGCCAGGGCATGAGATTGTTTTTATCTATGATGGTGTCTTCATAGATAAAACTCTCTACGATACCCCAGTTTTAGTGGGGCATGAAGGGGATCAATCCTTTGATGCTATCTGGATTGATCTGAAGCAGGTTGCCCAAGAGACCATTCCCCTTTATCCACCTGGGTTACTCGCGCTATTAACCTCTGGATGA
- a CDS encoding CDP-alcohol phosphatidyltransferase family protein produces the protein MALVILRGAIAPVLVGMAWDGHTSWGWVLLYCLAVLSDIFDGIIARRLGVSTAALRKADSWADRGLYVCVAIAAWLAHPDVILAFKLPLLSILGLQGIWWIVNLAKYGQPASYHTYTAKAWGLTLLVAAIALFGYGYGGVTLWVAILIGVIHTLEELAMTWVLPTWHHDVLSLGHALEIRKQLLS, from the coding sequence ATGGCATTGGTGATCCTACGGGGGGCGATCGCGCCGGTTCTGGTGGGCATGGCTTGGGATGGACATACGAGCTGGGGTTGGGTGCTGCTCTATTGCCTGGCGGTACTGTCAGATATTTTTGATGGCATCATTGCCCGCCGCCTAGGGGTGAGTACCGCCGCGCTGCGGAAGGCGGATAGCTGGGCCGATCGCGGTCTCTATGTCTGTGTGGCGATCGCAGCTTGGCTAGCCCATCCAGACGTGATCCTCGCCTTTAAGCTGCCGTTGTTAAGCATTCTGGGACTCCAAGGCATCTGGTGGATCGTGAACCTAGCCAAATATGGACAACCGGCCAGCTATCATACCTACACAGCTAAAGCTTGGGGATTAACCCTGCTGGTAGCAGCGATCGCTCTCTTTGGCTATGGCTATGGCGGCGTGACTTTGTGGGTGGCGATTCTCATCGGTGTAATCCACACCCTAGAAGAATTAGCCATGACTTGGGTGCTGCCGACCTGGCACCACGATGTTTTGAGCTTGGGCCATGCCCTGGAGATCCGCAAACAGTTATTGTCCTAA